The genomic DNA TGATGGGCATACCGCTGGGAACGGAGATTGCGGTTGAGGAAAATTTATCCCATGGCCAGTGGAATCAGACATTGAACGCCAGTATCGAACAGGCGCTGCAAAAACGGCCCGAAGTGGCGCAGTACGATATCAACTACGAGGTTGCCAAGCGCGGGGTGGCGGTGGCTCAGGGCGGCTACTTGCCAACGGTGTCGTTGGTTGGAGCGGTGGACCGGAACGACGCCGATTTTCCGGGGAACGACAATGGCAACTGGTCGGTCAGCCTGGTCGCCAGCTGGGATCTTTATAACAGCGGCCGGACCAAGTCGCGGATCGATCAGGCCAAAGCCTCGCAGGATAAAGCGCGCCAGGCCTCACTCCAGGCCAGGGAGGCCATCGGCCTGGAAGTCCGGCAGGCTTATTTGAATGTGAATGAAGCGGAGCAACGGATCCATGCCAGCGAACTGGCACTCGACAAGGCCAATGAAGACTATCAATTGGTCCGGGCGCGTTACCGGGCCGGACTGGGAACAAATCTGGACGTCATCGACACCCAGCTGGCGTTGACCCTGGCGAAGACCAATCATATCAACGCTTTATACGATTACAACATTAGCCTGGCCAAATTGCAAAAGGCGATGGGAATGTGAGTCTGAGGAAACTCACTGACTATAGCGATGGAGCGCAGATACGATGAACAATCAATGGATTTATCGATTATTATTTTTTTTGATACTGTTTTTTTGCAGCGGTTCCGCCGTCCTGGCGGCGGAACCGGCGCGGCCGCGAATCGGTCTGGCGCTGGGCGGAGGAAGCGCCATCGGCTTTGCGCATATCGGGGTTTTACAATGGCTGGAAGAAAATCGTATTCCCGTCGATTATGTGGCGGGGACCAGCATGGGGGGCCTTATGGGCGGATGTTACGCCATGGGAATGAGTCCCGCCGAAATCGAACGGTTCGTGAAAAGTCTCAATTGGGACCGGCTGTTTGACTCCGCTCCGCCCTATCGCGCGCTGGATTTCCGGCGCAAAGAAGACAAGCTCGACTACCCCGGAGAGATAGAGATAGGGTTGAAGGATAAGCTTTATATCCCCAGCGGGCTCTCCATCTATCGGGTGAACCTGTTGCTCAGCCGGATTGCCTTACCTTATTCCGCCGTTCGCGATTTTGACGAATTGCCGATTCCCTATCGTTGCGTGGCGACGGATATCCAAAACTCTGAGAAGGTCGTTTTGGGGGATGGCTCGTTATCCGAGGCGATGCGGGCCACGATGTCACTACCGGGAGCGTTCGTTCCGGTAGAACGGGACGGCCGCCTATTGGTGGATGGCGGCTTGGTGGATAATGTGCCGGCTGATGTCGCCAAAGCAATGGGCGCGGATCTCGTGATTGCGGTAAATTGCAATCAAAGCAACGCCAATAAGGATTTGCGCAGGATCGATGAGATCCTGATGAGTTCAATCAACACGCTCACCAACGAAAATGTCAGACAAGCTTTGAAGCTGGCGGATTTCGTCATTCAGCTTCAGACCGGGAATCTATCCTCTTTTGATTGGAATGCGTGCGACGAGCTGATTGAGGCCGGATACCAATCGGCCGCCAGGCAAGGGGAAGAATTAAAAAAATTGGCGCTCGATCCGGCAACGTGGCAAGAATACCTGAAAAGACGCTCCGAACGGAAACGGCTGCAAGCGCCGGTTCCCAGAGCGCTCAAGATCCAGGGCACCGATGAAATCAATCAGGCTGAAATCGCGGCCCGACTCCGGCCTTTTATTGGCAAGCCCGTCGATGTAACGGCATTAGAAGTGGTTTTGGTCGATATCATGGGGTCGTCATTTTATGAGAGTTTACGGTATGAAATAGTGATTCAAGATCAGGTGCCGACACTGGTGATCACTGTACGGGAAATCGCTTATGGTCCGCCTTTTGTCCGATATATTTTGCAAATGAATTTTGTGGGTGATCGCGCCGATGTAAATCTTCGTTCCCGAATCACGGCGTATAACATGGCGGGGGAAGGAGCCGAACTCCGTACTGATTTATCGCTCGGGACCTCTCCCGGCCTGGGCGTCGAACTCTATAAGCCCTTCTCGACGAAGGGCTGGTTCCTGGTGCCCCGTTTGGAAGTGAAACGAAGCCGCGGCAGTTTGTTTCTTGATGGGAAACAGGAGAACCATTTTACGCTGGATGAAAGTGGCATCGGTTTGAGCCTTGGTTACAGTTTCAATAAGTTTTCCGAGGCCAGATTGGGTTATCAGGCCGGTTACCAGCGCACCGATACCATCGTGGGGACGCCGTTGCGGGAGAAAGACGGCCGGGTCCGCAAAACGGAGTTGCGATGGAGCTACCGGAATGCCAATCAGGGAGTATTGGAGGGAGGGGTCCTATGCGACGTAAAGGCCGATTGGTATTCGGACGCTCCGAATGCTTCGGAGCCCTTCAGCACTGCCGAGACTTCTGTAAAATGGGTTATCCCGCTGAACGAACGAAAGGCGGTATTCACCATCGTGTCGGCCGGCGCCGCGACCAGCGGCAATCCGCCTCTAATGCAACAGTTTACCTTGGGCGGGCCGCTGCGATTGGGCGCCTATGATAGCGATGAATTCCGCGGCGACAATTATGTATTGGGAACGGTCGGCATCATCAAGGATATTGGGAAACCTTTGGGCCTGAAGAAGATGTATTTGGCTACGTTTCTTGAAAATGGCGGTGTTTTCGATGATTGGTCCGATATCCATTGTAAGACGGACTTCTCGCTTGGACTGGTAAGTCCCACGATCTTCGGGACATTTTACCTGGGGACCAGTTTTGGCGAGGGGAATCAGTCCAGGATTAATTTCTTGTTAGGACGCATGTTTTAATTTGTCGCAATTCCCGGAGTTCCAAAAGTGATGCGATATATTGGGAGGAAAGGGGAGCGGTCATTGTGATGAGGCCAATCGGGATTGTCCGGAGAGTTGACTGTCTTGGCAGGGTTGTGATCCCCAGTGAACTGCGGCGGACCATGAATATCGAGGATTCCGATTTCCTCGAAATCTATACCGACCGGGACATGATTGTCATCAAAAAATATGAACCGGTCTGCGTCTTTTGCGGCAGTCCCGACGGCGTAAAGAGCATTTATGAGAAAAACATTTGCGAGTCTTGCCGCGGGGAGCTGAAAGCGTTGTGATAAACCCCGCCCAATACAAAAGCTCAGAAAAGACAGTGATAAGTGTTTGGAGGAGAGCAGGAAATGCTTGCCGAGAAGGTCAAGGAGCCCATCAAGGTTCTGGCTGTATTCGATAAGGGGAGCGTCCGGCCGGTGTCCTTTGAATGGCGGAATCAAAAGTTTAGCGACTTCAAAATCGGATCTTCCTGGGTCGGCTCGGAAGGGAGCTCCCGGGTGCTTTTTTTCGCGATTCTGTTCGATGGGGATGCCTATGAAATATGTTTTCGGGTTCGCAGGATGACCTGGCATCTGACGCGCATTATCAGTTTATAGAAGGGGACTGCAAATTCTTTGACCGGGGAACCCGGTTTTTTTATGGAGAGAATTCATCATTGATAACTCATTTTTTGCAACTGAGATAGCGCACTCCCATCGGGATCATCGGAAAAAAGGGTAAAACAAAAACTCACCCTCGCCCTCTCTTTTTGCGAAAGAGAGGGTAACCCCGATCCTTCGATGCCAAAATGATCAGATATCAGCCGCAAGCGGGACGGATGAGTTCATTCCGTCCACGAGTTATTTTCTTGCTGTGTGGGCCGCGGGTCAACTTTGGTTTGGTGCGATAGATGGTCGACCCCGGATGGGACGTAGGAAGCCGGGGGTGGGAGTCGTTTTGTGGATACGTGATCGCTTTGAGTCGTTCAACAAGCTCATTTTGGGGAAAAAGAGCTCTTTCAGTCGTTCAACAAGCTCATTTTGTGAATAAAAGAGCTCTTTCTGTGAATGAATGAGCTCTTTCAGTCGTTGAACGAGCTCTTTTTGTGGATAAGTGAGCTCATTTTGTGAATGAACGAGCTCTTTTTCGGAAGAATGAGCTCATTCAGTCGTCGAACAAGCTCTTTTTGTGAATAAAAGAGTTCTGTTTGTGAATAAGTCATCTGTTCCTGTGGATAAATGGAATCGTTGAATGTGGTTAATGAATTTTGGCTGTGGATAAGTCAGGGAAGTGCAGCTATATGCAACGATATTAAGCCTTAAGGGTATATGATTTGCGAAAATAACGAACGCTTCATCGTTTTTTCGCAAATCATTTGATTCAAATCATGTTATTGAGAGAATTTCAAATCTCTTCAAAAAAGCTTCGCAACACAATATATTGATTGATATATCCGGGCTGCTCACTATATATTGTATTGTGAAGGGAATGTTATAGTAATTTGAAATTCTCTGTATTGCATCTAAAATCGGGTGAAAGGGGGCGCAAATTTTCACGCCGGAGCGTGCACGGTCTTAATCGACGGCTGGCTGGTCACAAAAAAATTACCGTTGCATACCGGCGTTCTCTATTTGAGTTCATCTTTGTCGACTTATAATAAAAGTAGAAGAAGTTACCTAAAAGGAAACTTCAAAAATAGAATATGTAAAAAATATTCGGGACCGAGCTTGGTCACTTGACTAAGTTTATTCTTCATGTCCTTCGGTTTCCCTTTTGCGGAGTGAAACAAAAGGGAAATATTGTAGCTCTTTTCGTCGAAAGGAGTCTCAATTCATGCCCCAACCCCCGGATCTCCAACCCATGGCTCAATACCTGGACTGCCTGGTCAGGGAACGGGTGGCCGAGTTCAGCGGCAAAGTCCTGCCGAACGACCCGCAGCTCCAAAAGAACCGCGCCGCGATGGATAAGTTCCTGAAGCTCCTCGAAGATTTGCTGCCCCAGCCCGACAGCGCGGTGATCCTCGACGCCATCAACGAAACCGCGGCTGTCATGGCGACCCGCTGCCAGGAGCTGGCCTACCGCCGGGGCCTGGAAGACGGCGCCGAACTGGCCGGAATCCTGGCCCGAAACGGCCGCGAGGAGAGTGGAAGTGGGGATTAAAGGTTCATCAGCCCCGAATTTTTGCCAAAGCGATCGTTTTTTGACTGACTGCTGGGGTCCACCCCTCATTCTATCTTTCTCCCTCAGGGAGAAACAAACCGTCATTCTGAGGGCCTTTATACTCTAGAGCAACACGGACTTGCCGCCAGGGAGGGCGGCGACGCGGCGTTGATGGCGGATGAAATCACCGCCGTCGGCAGCGCGGAACGGACCCAGAAGCCGCCGGTAAGGGAGGCCGGCGGCAAACCATCAATGTCCATTTACCTTACCGGTCCAAGGAAGGACCAGCCGTTGGAGGGGATACCCAAGGGGAAGCATCGTCCCCTTGGGCGGCCGGGTGCAGGGAGTGATACCAAGTTGCATTCATCCTTTTTTGAAAAATATGCTGAACAAAATATCTGGCAGTAGAGATTTTTGTTCAGCATTTGAAATGAAAGAATGCAACTTGGTAGGACTCACTCCCTGCCCGCCTTCAGGTGGAAACACACCAGAGGCGACAGCGAGGAACTGCCGGGGAAGAGGCCACTTTTAAGTCTGAGATGTCCAAAGGCGACCTCACCTCGGTCCTCTCCGGCGTTACCAAGCGAAGAAGCGGATTCAGCGGAGGGATGGCGGAGCTTGAAACTCGGGCCTTTTGAAAGCTTCATCGAATGACCAAAAGATAGAGCCGAATTTCGGTCGATTTCTCCCTGTCGAATGCTATGCGTTCTTCGCAACGCCGCGCCGGTCAGCCTCTATGTTGGCTGTAAGGGTAACAAATGGTCTATGAAAAATCTTTGTTTCAGAGTTAGCACTCGCCGCCTTCCCTGGCGGCGGGACTGGAATATCCTTGGTGCATAAGTTCACCAAAAGATGAGGGCTCACAAAAAGGCAGTTCGTTTATCTCTGGGGGAGAAAAATAGGGCGGATCGCGGTGGGCTGCTGTTTGTGAAAAGAAGAAGTTAAAGAAAGCAGACCGTTAAAGCGAAGAAGCGGATTCAGCGGAGAGGAATGACGGAGCTTGAAACTCGGGCCTTTTGAAAGCTTCATCGAATTGCCCTAAAAGATAGATCCGTGTTTTGACAATCTTTCAACCGAAGGCATCCATCCCACTTCCCAAGGAGGTCCCCCCATGCTAACCAGCGACAGCAAAGGAATGGACGAATTCATCTTCGACCGGATCTACAAGATCAATGAAGAACTCCTGCCGCGCGACGGAGAATACCGGGAGTGGGGCCAAAAACAGCGGACGGTGCTGGATCAGCTCTGGGCCAGGCTCGCCCCGGCCGAACGGTAATTGCTCGACGAATTTGACGTCAGCCGGACCATGCAGATGAACCGGAGGGATGAATTGCTCTACAGCCGGGGACGGATGGACGGGATCCTGCTGGGCTGGTGGATCGACCGGATCCGGCGGGGCGAGGAAATTGTGCTGCCGTGAAGCCCCGGCTTTTTGCAATCTGGGGCTATGAAACGCCGGCGTAATATTATACAATATTTTACAGTGGCGATAAAAACCTCTGGCAGGGAATTGCGGCGAAAGAGAGATGGCAAGCGATGGCGATAGACCGGTATCAATTGGTTGCCCGGCATAATCCGGTATTGAGAGAATGCTACCCTTTATCGCCTTTGACCATCGGCAATGGGGAATTCGCTTATACAGCCGATATCACCGGAATGCAAAGCTTCCCCGATAGTTATCGGGAGAAAGTTCCCCTGTGCACCCTGGCCCAATGGGGTTGGCATACCCAGCCGGCCGAGGGGGGCCGGCATTACCAGAAAAATGAGTTGAAACTCAAATATTTCGATGCCGGCGGAGCGAAAGCCGGGTATGCGGTTGAGAGCGAAGGGCAGGAGGAAGCGTACGATTGGCTGAGAATCAATCCGCACCGGCTTCATCTCGGCCAGATCGGCATGGAAATCATGATGGATGATGGGCAACCGGCCGAAATCTCCGACATTCGGGACATTCACCAGCAGCTCGATTTGTGGCGCGGGATCTTGCATAGCGAATTTACAACGGCCGGCATTCCGGTATCGGTCAAAAGCTGTTGCCATCCCTTTCGGGATGTGGTAGCCTTTTCGGTTGAGTCGGAACTGTTGCAGCAAAACCGGTTGACGATCCGGTTTGCCTTTCCCTATGGAGCGCCCGATAAAACCGCCGCCGATTGGTCAGCGGTTGAAAAGCACCGGACAGTCGTCATGCAACGGGGCGACAACCGGTTGCGTTTGCTGCGGCTGCTCGATAACAACCGTTACTCCGTGGAGATCTTATACCCGGAAAACGGCAGAGTCTTTCGAACCGGCGACCATGAATTCAAAATGGACGTTCCGGAAGGTTCCGGGAAAATCGAGTTTTCCGTCTCATTTACTTCCGAACCGCCGCGGGGAACCCTGCCCGCCTGGCTGGAGGTGCAGTCGGCTTCCGAAGCGTACTGGCGGGAGCATTGGTCCAAAGGCGGCGCCGTGGAGCTTTCCGGAAGCAGCGATCCCCGCGCGTTTGAGTTGGAGCGCAGAATCGTTTTATCCCAATATTTGACCGCTATTCAGTGCGCGGGCTCGCTGCCGCCCCAGGAAACCGGACTCACCTGCAACAGCTGGTACGGGAAATTCCATCTGGAGATGCATTGGTGGCATGCCGCCCATTTTTCGTTTTGGGGCCGGCATCATCTGCTGGAAAGAAGCCTCTGGTGGTACCGGGCGATTCTGCCCAAGGCGAGGGAACTGGCGGGATCCCAAGGCTACTCCGGGGCGCGCTGGCCGAAGATGGCCGGGCCCGCTGGAGAGGACGCGCCGTCGCCCATCGGCCCTTTGCTGATCTGGCAGCAACCTCATCCCATCTACTATGCGGAATTATGCTATAGGCATCACCCTTCCCGGGAAACTTTGGAGGCCTATCGGGAGATCGTCTTCGAGACGGCCGAATTCATGGCTTCCTACGCCAAGTATGATCCGGCCCATGACCGGTATGTCCTGGGCCCTCCGCTGATTCCGGCCCAGGAGAATCATGCGCCGGAAACGACGGTAAATCCAGTTTTTGAGCTGGAATACTGGCTTTTCGGGCTGTCGACCGCCAATCAATGGCGAATCCGCCTGGGTTTGCCGCTCGACCAAAAATGGGAAGAAATCGCTGCGAAGTTGGCGGAACTCCCGGTGAAGGAGGGAGTCTATATCGCCCACGAAAACTGTCCGTTGACCTTTTCCCGTTTTAACGAAGATCATCCTTCGATGTTGGGCGCCTGCGGTGTGCTTCCGGGACGCAAGGCCAAACCGGAAGTGATGCGGCAAACGCTGGGAAAGGTATTACGGGAATGGCGGTTCGAAACGATGTGGGGCTGGGACTTTCCGATGTTGGCGATGACCGCCGCCCGGCTCGGTCAACCGGAGATAGCGGTCTCCTGCCTGTTGATGGATTCACCGAAAAATACCTACCTCCCCAATGGCCACAACTGCCAGGGGGATCGCCCGGACCTTCCCCTCTACCTCCCGGGGAACGGAGGGCTGTTAACCGCGGTGGCGCTGATGGCGGCGGGTTGGGATGGATGCGGGACGGAGACCCCCGGATTCCCGAAGGATGGCGGCTGGAAGGTGCGCTGGGAAGGGTTGCGACCGTTGATTTAGCCCGGCCCAGCCATTGATTGCGGATTTCATTGGATGGCCTGGCTTTGCTCTCAAAAGATAACCTGGGAGAAAAGAGGGAATCGGCCGATGAATTGGATCACCAATCCTATTTTGCGGGGGTTTAACCCCGATCCTTCCATTGTGCGGGTGGGAGACGATTACTATATCGCGACCTCGACCTTTGAATGGTTTCCCGGTGTTCAGATCCATCATTCCCGCGATTTGATGAATTGGGAGTTGATTGCCCATCCGTTAAACCGCCCATCCCAGCTGGATATGAAGGGCAATCCGGCTTCGGGTGGCGTTTGGGCTCCTTGTCTCAGCCATGATCGAGGCGTTTTTTATCTGGTTTATACGGATGTGAAAACTTCCAAAACATTGGCCAAAGACACGCACAACTTCTTGGTGACCGCGGCCGATATCCGGGGCGATTGGTCCGAACCCGTTTACTTAAACAGTTGCGGCTTTGACCCGTCGCTCTTTCATGATGATGACGGCCGGCACTGGCTGCTATCTATGGTAACCGACCACCGCAAAGGCAGAAATCCATTCGGCGGCATTATTTTGCAGGAGTATTCAGTCCACGGCCAGTGCTTGACCGGGCCCGAATATCGTATCTTCCAAGGGACGGAGCTTGGTTGCACCGAAGGGCCGCATCTTTACAAACGGGGCGCGTTTTATTACTTGATCACCGCCGAAGGCGGGACCGGACTGGGACATGCGGTCACGCTGGCCCGTTCCAGGGAGATTACCGGTCCCTATGAGGTAGATCCGGCCAACCCGATCCTGACATCGCGCAATGATCCGACGCTGGCATTACAGAAAGCGGGCCATGCCGATCTGGTCCAAACCCAGAACGGCCAATGGTATATGGTTCATCTGTGCTCCCGGCCGATTCCCTCGCGGGGAAGGTATCCCTTGGGCCGGGAGACGGCGATCCAAAAAGTGGAATGGACGGAAGATCATTGGCTGAGGTTGGAGTCCGGCGGTAACCGACCCCTGGTCAAGGTCCCGGCCCCCGGTTTTCCGGTATGCCCCGCCCCGGCGGTGCCGGCACGGGATGATTTCGATGGTCCGAGGCTGAGCCTTCATTTTCAAACGCTGCGGATACCGCTGGTCGAAGATTCGCTCAGTCTGACGGAGCGGCCCGGGTTTTTACGGCTTAAAGGCCGTGAATCCCTATCCTCCAAACATCACCAAGCTTTGGTTGCCCGCCGCCAGCAGTCATTTACCTATACCGCTGCGACATGCGTGGAGTTTGAGCCGGAAAATTACAAACAAATGGCTGGACTGGTTTGTTTGTATGACCACGAAAACTTCTATTATCTACGAATCTCATATGACGATCAGCTGGAAAGCAAATGTCTGGGGATCTGGAGTTGCGATAACAATGTCTTCAGTTACCCTTTGGACCGGGATGTGCTGATCAAGGATTGGCAACGTTGCTATCTGCGGGTCAGGGTCGATTATGACCGCCTGCAGTTTTACTATGCCCAAAATGACCGGGAATGGCGCGCAATCGGACCGGCGCTGGATGCCGGCCGCCTTTCCGATGACTATTGCAGGGAAGGAAAATTTACCGGCGCTTTTGTCGGACTATGTTGCCAAGACCTGACCGGACGGAGAAAACACGCGGACTTCGATTTCTTCGAATATGTGGAGGAGGGCCGCGAATGACCTCCCCGCCGGAAAGTTGTGAATTGGATTGAACGGACCGGTTAATCAAAAAACAGCCACGGGTTTCAGCCCGCGGCTGTTTTTGGGAATTACCCTTTCAAACCGCTGGTGCTGATGCCCTCCACCAGATATTTGTTGAAGAATAGGAAGATGAAAAAGACCGGCAACAAGGAAAGGGTGGACATGGCGAACATCGCCCCAAAATCGGTTTCCGAAGAGGAATCGGCGAAGAGCTTGATCGCCAGAGAAACGGGGAACATCTTTGGCCGGCTGAGGTAGATCAACGGGCCCATGAAATCATCCCATTTCCAGTAGAAATTAATAATGAACGTGGTGATCAAGGCCGGACTGATCAAAGGCATGATAATCCGGGTGTAAACCGAATATCGTGAGCAACCATCCAAAATGGCCGCCTCGTCCAGTTCTTTCGGGAGTCCCTGAATGAATTGCATCATCAGGAAGACAAAAAAGGCGCTGGAAAACCAGGATGGCAGGATCAAAGGAACGAAAGTATTGGTCAGATCAAGGTTGCGGAAGATGATATATTGCGGGATCATCACCACTTGCGCCGGCAACATCATTGTCGCCATCATACAAGCAAATAAAAACTTTCTCCCCGGAAACCGGATCCGGGCAAAGGCATAGGCCACCAATGAGGAGGAGATGGTCACGCCGGCCGTAGCTAGGGTTGTAATTATGAACGAATTCAAGAAAAATTGGGCGAACGTCAAATTGCCGAAACCGCGCCAACCTCTGATATAGTTATCGACGCTGAATACTTTGGGCAACAGTTTGAGGGATTCGTTCAAGATTTCATAATTGGTTTTGAAAGAGCCGAAGACCATCCACAAAACCGGGTAAACCATCAAAAAACCCAAAAGGAAGATGAGGAGATGAAAAATGGTCCGGTATAAAACCCGTCGGGTGCGATAAGGATTCAGCATCTCATTTCTCCTCCTTTGACTCGTAAAATACCCATTGATCCGACGTCTTGAAGATGAGGGCGGTCACGATGGCGATCATGATCAGTAAAATCCAGGCCATGGCGCTGGCATACCCCATCTCAAAGTAGTTAAAGGCCCGTTTATACAGATACAAGGCGTAAAAAAGGGTGCTGTCCATCGGCCCTCCGGTGCCTTTGGAAATGATGAATGCCTGGGTAAAGTTCATGAATCCGGAGATGGTCTGCATCACCAGGTTGAAGAGAATGACCGGCGACAGACAGGGCAGCGTTATCCGGAAAAATTGCTGCAGTTGGGACGCGCCGTCAATCTGGGCCGATTCGTAGTAGGTGACCGGGATTTGTTTCAGGCCGGCGGCGAAGATGATCATCGAGGAACCGAACTGCCAGACTGTTAACAGCACCAGGACCCACATGGCGTACGCCGGATCGCCCAGCCAGAAAACGGTCTTCAGGCCGAACAGGGACAGGAAATTATTGACCACGCCTTTGGTCGCGAACAATTCCTTCCATACCAGAGTCACCGCCACACTGCCGCCGATGAGGGAAGGAAGGTAATAGACCGAGCGGTAAAAGCCGTCCAACCGGTTTTTGCGGGTTAACAGGTAAGCGACGATCAAGGCGAAGGCAAGCTTCAATGGAACCGATACCAAAACAAAATAAAGGGTAACGGCGATCGACTTCAGAAACTGCGGATCGCCCGTAAACATCCGGATATAGTTGGTCAGGCCGATCCATAGCGGCGCGGCGGTGATCTTAAAATCGGTAAAGGAGATATAGAGCGAATAAAGCATGGGCAAGATGGTAAAAAGCAAAAAGCCGATGATAAAAGGCGAGGAAAAAATAAAGCCGCAGACGGATTCATGATGAATCAACTTTTGAAAACTCCATTTTTGAATTTTTGGCGACGGCATCCAAATCAACCCCTTTTCAGTCCCAAAAATGTTATCGTCCTATCCATGCGAACATGCCCCAATCTCTGCAATTGGGGCATGGCGGCCGGTAAGATGATTTTTCTACATCGTATCCAAAGCGGTTGCTGGTCATTTTTTTGAAGCCGAATACCGTTTAAGGGCCTCTTCGGCTTCGGATTTAAACCGTTTTGCGGCCTCATCCGGGGCCGTTCTACCCAGTACTACTTCTTCGGATAGACGGATATAAATGTCCCTGATCTGAGCCTGTACCGGTGAGTCTAAAAGGATATTGGTGGAAGCTTCCTTGCCAAGATTGGTCAGATAGCTGTAGACTTCCTTTTCCGGAGTAGTCAGGTTCACCGACAAGGCCTCGCGGATATGCCGCATGATCGGAACGCCGCGTTCGCCGCCGAGAATTTTGTTGGCTGCCACGTCGTTGGCGAAGAAATTGATAAATTGGGCCGCGGCGTCTTTGTTTTTGGATGTTTTCGAGATGCAAAACATTTGAGAGGACATAATGGTCTGGGAAAGCGGGCCGTTTTTGGTGCGTCTGGGCATGCAGACCAGGGCAAGCGGCCGTTTGGCGGCTTTTGACAGCGCCACAAATTGGTTGCTGTACAGCCAGGCCATGGCGGATTCTCCTCGAACGAGCGGGTTCCCTTCGATGTCTTTGATCTCGGCCATTTGTGCCGGATTGGGGTAAGCCCCGGCTTTGGTCACTCGCTGGACCATTTTAAGATAATCAGCGACATAACTGTCTTTCTTGTAATTTAATTTCAACCGGTACGGTTCGAGAAATAAACTTTCTTTGGTGCCATACTGGGAAACGACGGTGGTCAGCGCCCAGAATTCATCGGCCCGGGTCAGGCTGCAGCCCAGGATGCCCAGTTTCTGGTGAATC from Hydrogenispora ethanolica includes the following:
- a CDS encoding ABC transporter substrate-binding protein; the encoded protein is MKKSVIRSLMITLLVTLVISAPAAIFSAKKDTGPLRIMWWGSQTRHDRTLAVLDMFTKKTGIRFESEFYGFDDYIAKLNILIASGDAPDIMQLGGNFPTYIDHIEFLNKYIRSGKIDTKNTDKSFLGITTLDGKTIGLSSGTNAPAIAYDPELFKKAGVPLPTFKWTWDEWEKAVLAIHQKLGILGCSLTRADEFWALTTVVSQYGTKESLFLEPYRLKLNYKKDSYVADYLKMVQRVTKAGAYPNPAQMAEIKDIEGNPLVRGESAMAWLYSNQFVALSKAAKRPLALVCMPRRTKNGPLSQTIMSSQMFCISKTSKNKDAAAQFINFFANDVAANKILGGERGVPIMRHIREALSVNLTTPEKEVYSYLTNLGKEASTNILLDSPVQAQIRDIYIRLSEEVVLGRTAPDEAAKRFKSEAEEALKRYSASKK